The following proteins come from a genomic window of Amaranthus tricolor cultivar Red isolate AtriRed21 chromosome 14, ASM2621246v1, whole genome shotgun sequence:
- the LOC130800450 gene encoding probable glutathione S-transferase isoform X2, with product MSSKEEDLVLLDYWASPFVARVKLALEEKGITNYECLHEDHIMVSKSSLLMEMNPVHKKVPVLIHNGKPVCESLLIVEYIDEFPEVLTKLWTQKSEIQQKEKDDFLNFLKMVEGELGDKPYFGGNTFGYCDIALISIYSWFYTFQKFTKLDIQSECPKLIAWGKRCMERDSVKKVVLDEVQIYNYALELRKKYGID from the exons ATGTCATCAAAAGAAGAAGATCTAGTGCTATTAGATTATTGGGCAAGTCCATTTGTAGCAAGAGTCAAATTAGCATTAGAAGAGAAAGGTATCACTAACTATGAATGTCTCCATGAAGATCATATCATGGTTTCCAAAAGTTCTCTTCTTATGGAGATGAACCCGGTTCACAAGAAAGTCCCGGTCCTAATACATAATGGTAAACCGGTTTGTGAATCTTTACTAATAGTGGAGTATATCGATGAG TTTCCGGAGGTTCTCACCAAGTTATGGACACAAAAAAGCGAAATTCAACAAAAAGAGAAGGATGATTTCTTGAACTTCCTTAAAATGGTGGAAGGAGAGCTTGGAGACAAGCCTTATTTTGGAGGAAATACTTTTGGATATTGTGATATTGCACTAATTTCTATTTATAGTTGGTTTTATACCTTTCAAAAGTTTACTAAATTAGACATACAATCTGAGTGCCCAAAACTTATTGCATGGGGTAAGAGATGTATGGAGAGAGATAGTGTCAAAAAAGTTGTTCTTGATGAGGTTCAAATCTATAATTATGCATTGGAGTTAAGGAAAAAGTATGGAATAGATTAA
- the LOC130800450 gene encoding probable glutathione S-transferase isoform X1, translating to MSSKEEDLVLLDYWASPFVARVKLALEEKGITNYECLHEDHIMVSKSSLLMEMNPVHKKVPVLIHNGKPVCESLLIVEYIDEVWKHKSPSLMPFHPYDTSQARFWAYTFDKKFPEVLTKLWTQKSEIQQKEKDDFLNFLKMVEGELGDKPYFGGNTFGYCDIALISIYSWFYTFQKFTKLDIQSECPKLIAWGKRCMERDSVKKVVLDEVQIYNYALELRKKYGID from the exons ATGTCATCAAAAGAAGAAGATCTAGTGCTATTAGATTATTGGGCAAGTCCATTTGTAGCAAGAGTCAAATTAGCATTAGAAGAGAAAGGTATCACTAACTATGAATGTCTCCATGAAGATCATATCATGGTTTCCAAAAGTTCTCTTCTTATGGAGATGAACCCGGTTCACAAGAAAGTCCCGGTCCTAATACATAATGGTAAACCGGTTTGTGAATCTTTACTAATAGTGGAGTATATCGATGAGGTATGGAAGCATAAGTCCCCATCTTTGATGCCCTTTCATCCTTATGATACTTCTCAAGCTCGGTTTTGGGCTTACACTTTTgataaaaag TTTCCGGAGGTTCTCACCAAGTTATGGACACAAAAAAGCGAAATTCAACAAAAAGAGAAGGATGATTTCTTGAACTTCCTTAAAATGGTGGAAGGAGAGCTTGGAGACAAGCCTTATTTTGGAGGAAATACTTTTGGATATTGTGATATTGCACTAATTTCTATTTATAGTTGGTTTTATACCTTTCAAAAGTTTACTAAATTAGACATACAATCTGAGTGCCCAAAACTTATTGCATGGGGTAAGAGATGTATGGAGAGAGATAGTGTCAAAAAAGTTGTTCTTGATGAGGTTCAAATCTATAATTATGCATTGGAGTTAAGGAAAAAGTATGGAATAGATTAA